From the Gossypium hirsutum isolate 1008001.06 chromosome A02, Gossypium_hirsutum_v2.1, whole genome shotgun sequence genome, the window AGCCAAATAAATTGGCGCCACCAGTTTccaatgtgattttttttaaagttttctaaaattttaaatatattaaaaaatgttaagtataattaattttaaaagtttaatatatttaaaaatttaatatacttaatatatatttttaataggtaaagaaaaaaatgatttttttaatatatttaaaattttaaaaaacttaaaaaatttaaatatattaaaaaatattaagtataactaattttaaaattttaatatatttaatatatttttaaaatattttttaaatttttaatatatttaaattttttaaagttttttaaaattttaaatatattaaaaaatttcctcattacctattaaaaatatattaaatatattaaaattttaacatatatttttaaaatatatattaaatatattaaaattttaaaattagttatacttaacatttttttaatatatttaattttttactattttttaaaaattttaaatatattaagaaaatattttttatatttacctattaaaaatatattttaagtatattaaatttttaaatatattaaacttttaaaaataattatacttaacattttttaatatatttaaaattttagaaaactttaaaaaaaattacatttgaaactggtggagccaaataaattggctccaccagaaaatagaaaatttttattaaagtcCCCccattttttagaaattataatatttttttgatatttaTACAAGTGGCGCCATTCTACATGGCTCTATCaaaaagttgattttttttatcctGGTTGCTGACGTGGCATATTGGTGGAGCTAAACTCTTTACCTCCAccaattttcatagaaaattttaagttatttatgtgtttaatcaaaaaaaatagatcatttatataattaattaaattttttaaattaattttataaaaaagccctaaaattcatatatataactGTAAGATTTATGTCCACAATTATCTAAAGCTAATCGGTGATAATTACTATGGAAATTCAATGTACTTAACTAATTGATTGATAGGAACAAGCATGATGAAATCCATGATTGGGAAGAGAGAGAATTCAAAAACTGAACGCCCCATTAATCCATGCGAATAAACTTTTTCGGTATACatcataattcatttaattttatcattatctCTATGCTATAATTATGTTTAAACTAAAATACTTGAGACATTAATAGTTTGtgttatataaattatgatatcCATATatccatattatatatatatttttatattatgaatgcatttaaaaaaaattatgaaaaatgtagaGTCCGCAAATAAAAAATGGCTTACAAATTAACAGAAAACCAATTTTATTTCTTGtaaattgatttaccatattaaaaagtgtaaatattttttttaaatttatttacgagtaattttatttttataaaaattaattttagccaagcctaatattattttattaataatattatttttatttttatttttaaacaatttaaaaatattaatatcaaatattataatgTTGAATCCTAGTAacatacatattaaattatttatattatgttatattacaattttattttaataataaattttaacaacaataattttaaattttaaatcgtatttttaatatattattgaaaaatatttatattaatattttaataataaatatatattaaaatttataaatatttaataataaattttttatagtataaaatatgaatattttaattatatagatATGAGTATTTGTTTAAATCATGCTTAAGTTCATTTATCTCCCAACTCTAATGTGTCATTATACActgtcatatatataatatatgtaatttaagcattatttattattaaatttatatatgatattaattataataaaatattatcttattataaaaGAAATTCCAATTGTCAAAAAGAAATGTTACTCTAATATTTTGtaataagtatatttatattgtatttgtttcactaataacaaatttaaaatgattttagaaaaaaatatcaaataataaaaaatattttaatcaaaataattcaaataaaaaaaactaaacttttCCATAAAATCAATCCAATTttaagaaaacattaaaattgtTTTAGGTGAAACAAAAGGAACCTATATTTTATATAGTATTTGAAAAGTCGTTGTATCTAgaattattatctttaattttttttaggtctatttctaattttcaaaaattgagaaGTTAATTTCTCTATTTTACTTTATCAGTCCGtgcttattttttattaatttgttgtGTATAAATGGTTAAactattgatttttgttaattacTAGCATGTAAATTGTTAAACTACTTGTTCCCAAGTCAACAGTAAAGCTTAATAGTATTATCAATTTGGAATAATTTCTgagatttttcttttattttgcgtGATTAAGATATTTTTCATGTACGGTTTAAGGTTTATGAAGATTAATCCTTTCGAGTTTATAACTACCCTTTTTAATAATGTCGTCTTTAAAATTCGAGTTCTCTTCTTGTAAGTACAATATGCCTTACATTTATAACTAATACTtcttatttttgtaaaatataagAATCAAATTATGTAGTAAGATTAATTtctagattttttaaatttaaaatttaacatttaaaatattatcaatCACATCACACACAAAACCAAAGAGCAAGAGAATCTAAAAAACACGTGGACCATTAATTTAGGAATGGACAGAAACTCATGCAAAATGGTTGGAAAACACGTACAGGATTATATATActaatcatttttattattaagcagaattggaaataaataaatacgggcGAAACCACTGAATAATACAGCATTGAAATGCAATTTGTCTACATCATTATTGTTCTTCACTTCAAACGCGGAGACTAGTCTAGGGTCCCAATCTTTTGCTTTATCTCTCTAGATATATCCTTTTCAAACTATCTTTTTGTAGCTTTATTTGCATCACAGCATTATCTTTTCCTGCAAACAACTGTTTAAAGATTAAAACATGCAAAACATTCTGAAATAATGCACCCTGACCagatgacaaaaaaaaagaggATTCTAATGTATCTTACCTTGGATTGGAGCACGGTCAAAGCCGTGGCTTAGTAGTGGTGAGGAGGAGGGGGTGAAGCGTAGACATAATGGGGTGGGGGTGGAGGAGGAGACTTGTATTTGTAAACTGGAGGAGGAGGTGGTGGAGACTTGTACTTGTAAGGGTGCTTGGGGGGTGATGGTGGGGGTGGTGGGGGTGACTTGTACTTGTAGGGGTGCTTGGGTGGTGACGGTGGGGGTGGGGACTTGTACTTGTAAGGGTGCTTGGGggtgatggtggtggtggtggaggtgACTTGTACTTGTAGGGGTGCTTGGGTGGTGACGGTGGTGGTGGTGGGGGGACTTGTACTTGTAGGGATGCTTTGGTGgggatggtggtggtggtggtggggaCTTGTACTTGTAGGGATGCTTAGGTGgggatggtggtggtggtggagactTGTATTTGTAAGGATGCTTTGGTGGTGATGTTGGTGGAGGTGGTGGGGACTTGTACTTGTAAGGGTGCTTGGGTGGTGAtggaggtggaggtggtggaGACTTATACTTGTAAACTGGAGGTGGTGGGGGTGGAGACTTGTACTTGTAGGGGTGCTTGGGTGATGAtggaggtggaggtggtggaGACTTATACTTGTAAACTGGAGGTGGTGGGGTGGAGACTTGTACTTGTAAGGGTGCTTGGGTGGTGATGGTGGGGGTGGGGACTTGTACTTGTAGGGGTGTTTAGGtggtgatggtggtggtggtggtggggaCTTGTACTTGTAAGGATGCTTGGGTGGTGATGGTGGTGGAGGTGGAGGAGACTTGTACTTGTAAGGATGCTTGGGTGGTGAtggtggtggaggtggtggaGACTTATACTTGTAAACAGGAGTTGGTGGGGGAGGAGATTTGTACATGTAAGGTTTCTTGTgtggtggtggtggaggagaGTAGACCGGAGGAGGCGGTGGGGGAGACTTGTAATGGTAGGGTGGTGGTGGGTATTTCTTAGGAGGTGGTGGAGGAGAAGAATAAGTGTAATCTGCAGAGGTTTCAAAAGGCAAACTGAGAGACACTGCTAGAACTAAAAGAGTGAGAAAGAGAGAGGTCATTGATGACCCCATTTTCCCCAACTTTACTTCTAAAAATGGGTTTAATTTGGTTTATGCTCGTAGACACCCTCTTCTCTCCCTTTATATAGACTTTGTTTTAACCTTATAATCTTCATTTAAATAttgggaaaaagaaaagggcACATTTTCATTTCTTGGAAGTAATCAGAAATAACTGGAGAATCATTGAATTTGAGTTATAATATTGAGGTTGCTAGCTAAGCAGCGAATACAGTAATAGTGATGTGATGTGTATAAAATACTTTTATGTATTTGGCTCGTAGTTGACTTTATACATATAACTTTTTACATGTACGTATGAAATTAGACatgataatattaatattaaatgtgatacgatataaaataattaaatttaacataacAGGAATACCTCAGTTCTTGTGTAATTGTTATGGTCAATTGTACCCTCCGTTCCTCTGATTAaacaaaatttaagattttgacaccaataaaaaaaattaagatctaattcttaaattttagaagttaaaaaaaaatagtcTTGACCTTAATCTtactgaatttaaaatttttaaaatttgatatccatatataagaaaaaaaattaaaaattttaattcccacttttttttgtcaaaattaccATCAACTCATGCATGTAAACAAAATTTGACAAAAGAATACCAACTATAATTATATACtgggtgtaacaccctaaacccggcctaaacgtccAGTCCAAGTTAGAAAGTTACATCATCGATACTCAAATACCTCACAAGTAGCACAATAATACTAAACCATGCTTCACATAGTATTCATCACAAAGATTAGTTAAGTGTATAATCTTCCAAAGTCAAATTATCATAGTTTACCAAAACTCCGTACGTAATACTTTAAGAAAGATAAAAGCTTGATTGAGCTCCTGCGACACTGACCCGATCAAGACTGGCAACCACCTGAAATCCAACCAATAGCAAAATAAGTTGTGAACTCAGTGCATAAAAGAAGTTTGTTCAACTAATGCTCACTTATAAAATAGTTCTGAATTCAAAGATTCGGTTCGATACAGAAGTAATTTCAGTTCAGACTCAGAGCAGATTAgttccatatatatataagcaatttCAGTTTCATATACGATACAGATCAGATTCAGATGCAATATTCCTACCCTCATCCGCTACATACCGTCTTCGGCTATCCCAACACACCTTTAAGGACATTCAATGTccaaccaaccctgcacaccttAGAGTGTCCGTTTGACACTTTTACAGAGACACAGCTTAGCTGCTAGATCAGAATGCAACAAAGCGCCAGAATCAGATTTATACGCATTATGGCTTAGCCACTAATTCAGAATAGATTACTTCCTTCTTCACAATACCCCAACCCATGCAAATGCATAGCACAATACCCGTTTCATGTATTCagtcattttaatttatttcacaaataGATAAAAAAGTTTAACATCATAATAAGTATCATAGTATACATACAACTATGTTACTCCTACATCAGTCTCAGGGTATCAGACCGTTCTCatataatcaaattcattcattcatacattaaGGAGGACAGTATCAGTGTTAAGCAATATTCACGGCCTCAAAAACAGGTTTCGGGCTCCAATAACATGCCACATGGTTTGGTCACATGCTCATGTCCTCTACCCTTATGGTTCTAAAGCATAAACATTGAGTTacacggccaggacacacgcCCGAGTCCCTACCCGTGTGACTCACTCGAattgggcacacacccatgtccctggCTGTGTGGTAGTGTACCAAAATAGTGATACACGgtccagacacacgcccgtgcccattgcccgtgtgaaccctacactaaaatggccacacacggcatagacacatgcccgtgtgtcttgccCGTATGGCCCCAAATcgataaacagtgagttacacgaccaaCTACACAACCtgccacatggcctggacacaagCCCGTGAGACCAGCCATATGGCATCGACAACCACCATTTTCTGCAATCGAAACTTGCAAAAATTAAGGTTTCCAGTACGCACTTGGTTTCACTTTAACGGAAAAATAATGCGAGGACTACccgaaacctaattaaccaccCAATAATCAATTACAccatcttttttaatattttactaaaatCAACCTACCATCAAGATCATGTCGAAAGTTTCGACGTAACCCCAACTCAATTTGCATACTTACCTCGCATGAAACAGAGGAAATCAGGCTAAAGCTGCGGAGTAACATCTCTTGTAATATCCTCGCCTGAAAAAGTAACCAATTAAGTGTTTAAACAGAACGTTCTAGCAAACAATCAAAATCGCGTTTCATTAGAATAATGTTAACAAGATGGAACTCGCAAAACGAAAGGAGGTAACGACGGAACTTACACAATAATCGCACAATTGAACTCACAGGCAACGAAAAATTCCCAATTAATGCAAAATCAAATAcagtaaaaagtaaaaagaaaagaaaaaaaaaaaagaaaagagaaccaAGAACTTAggaaaatgaaaagaagaaaTGATAGAATTTCTTCAAAATGTTTTAAGTTAACCACCATCCCACATTCtgacatttgaaaaaaaaatcctaaCCCATACGATAGGGCTTGAACTCGGAACTAGACAGAATACAAAcagatgcttaaccagtgaaccagtaggctcattcttaaCACCCAGAATTGCACTTAAATACATAACACATGGataaaggtttttttaaaaaaacaaaacttttaatgATGCAACTCAAACTCCAAACCTTAAACACAATAGCAGAACACAAAGCCACAAATGCAGAAATTTAAATACTGCAGATTCttacaattaaattcttaaaattttagggtgttacaactctctccccttaacagaaaatttcatcctcgaaattttacctgactCAAACAGATACGAATACAACCGTCGGATTGATTCTTCAGGTTCCTACATGGCTTCCTTAATACCGTGGTTTCGGCATAAAACTTTTACCTGTTTAGATTGAGCACCTTGCTTAACCGTCGTAGGGACCTATGACGCTTTTGAACAATTTATCCCCATTCGACCGGAGTTGTTCAGTAAATGACCCTCGGCTTCTCGATCTTGAATAGGTCCCTACGACGCTCTCCAGTACTCGAATCATAGCTTGAGATAGTGTGTCGTCCCCAATTGTCGGAGTTTGAGACTTCGTCTCAACAGTGGGAGTACCAACTGTTTCGTTGGGCTCCAAGTTAGGCATATTACATATAGAGGATGACTCCACTCGGTTTCCTCCTCGACGTCTTCGATACCCTCAAACACCTCGTCCACGACAACTGCGCAAACCCATTACAGTAATCTAGCTACAATATCAGAGTGCACAAATTAGTTCAGACATCCAACGAGATGATTTCACCAGTTTACATCAAAACATTTAACCAAAAAACAGTTTAGGTATTACAATATTTATAACAGAATAGAAATACTTATAGGGTCAGCGttggaggctcgatcattcactAAAGTTTCGGTGTTTCCATATTAATTCAGATACAGAGTTATCACTAAACTACTTTTCTCACACATTATGAGCTTAAACACAGTCCAAATGTTGAcaaacctggctttgataccactaaatgtaacaccctagacCCAGCCTAGACGTCCAgtccaagttagagagttacatcatCGATACTCAAATACCTCACAAGTAACACAATAATAATAAACCATGCTTCACATAGTATTCATCACAAAGATTAGTTAAATGTATAATCTTCCAAAGTTAAACTATCATAGTTTACCAAAACTACTAACTTAATTagtaaaagaaagataaaagcttGACTGAGCTCTAGCGGCACCGATCTGATCAAGACTGGAAACCACCTAAAATCCAACCAAAAGCaaaatgagttgtgaactcagtgcgTAAAAGAAGTTTGTTAAACTAATGCTCACTTATAAAATAGTTCCGAATTCAAAGATTCGATTCGATACAAAAGTAATTTCAGTTCAGATTCAGAGCAAATTAGttacagatatatatatgagcaatttcaatttcatatacGAAACAAATCAAATTCAGTTGCAATATTCCTACCCCCACTTGCTACACACCGTCTTTGTCTATCCCAACACATCATTAAGGGCATTCAATACCTAACCAACCCTGCATAACTTAGAGTGTCCGTTTGACACTTTTACAGAGGCACATCTTAGTTGCTAGATCAAAATGCAACAAAGTGCTAGGATCAAATTTATACGCATGATGGCTTAGCCAGTAATTCAGAACAAATTACTTCCTTCTTCACAATACCCCAACCCATGCAAATGTAGAGCACAATACCCGTATCATGTATTCAGCCATTCTAATTTGTTTCACAAATAGATAAGATAGTTCAACATCAGAATAAGTATCATAGTATACATACTACTATTTTATTCCTACATCAGGTTCAAAGTATCAGACCGTTCTCAtataattaaattcattcattcatacattcagGAGGCCAGCATTAGTGTTAAGCAACATTCATGGTCTCAAAAACTGGTTTTGGGCTCCAATAACATGCCACACGGTttggtcacacgcccatgtcctctaCCCGTGTGGTTCTGAagcataaacagtgagttacagaGCCTGGACACATActcgtgtccctgcccgtgtaactcacacagcctgggcacacacccatgtccctagTCGTGTGGTCTTGTaccacaaacagtgagttacacgacccagacacacacctgtgtccatTACCCGTGTGAACCTTGCACTAATATGgctacacacggcctagacatacgcccgtgtggccccaAATCGATAAATAGTGAGTTATATGGCCAACTATACTgcctggacacacgcctgtgtgcctggccgtgtggcgtcgacagccaCCATTTTCAACGACCAAAACTTgcaaaaaattaaggttttctgTACGCACCTAGTTTCGCTTTGACTGAAAAACAATGAGAGGGCTACTTGGAACCTAATTAACCACTTAATAATTACACCatcgtttttaatattttactaaaatCAACATACTGTCAATATCATGTCAAAAGTTTCGATGCAACCCCAACTCAATTTGCATACTTACCTCGCATGAAACAGAGGAAATCAGGCTAACGCGGCGGAGTAATGTCTCTTGTAATATCGTCGCCTAGAAAGTAACCAATCGAGTGTTTAAACAGAACATTCGAGCAAACGAGCAAAATCCCGTTTCGACAGAATAATGTTAACAAGACGGAACTGGCAAAACGAAATGAGATAATGATGGAACTTACACAACAATCACACAATCGACCTTATAGGCAACGAAAAATTCCCAATTAAGGCAAAATCAAACATAGTAAAAAGCAAAAATAAacgaaaagaagaaaaggaaaagagaacCAAGAACTTAggaaaatgaaaagaagaaaTGATAGAATTTCTTCAGAATGTTTTAAGTTAACCACCATCTCACCTTCCAGCATttgcaaaacaaaaaatatttccTAACGCATATGATGGGGCTTGAACTCGAAACTAgacaaaatacaaacaaatacTTAACTAatgaaccaacaggctcattcttgacaccAATTTACCTAGAATTGCACTTAAATACATAACACATggataaaagttgtttttaaaaaaaataaaacttttaacgaTGCAACTCAAACTCCAAACTTAAACACAATAGCAGAACACAAAGTcacaaatacaaaaatttaattactgtaaattctcacaattaaattcttaaaattttagagCGTTACACTGAGAAcctatcaaattttatataatatattttaaatacaattataataaatattaaaagtgAAATTTGAGATTACACCTAAGAAACATTATAAAATACACCAACACAACTTATATACATAAATTGTCAAAATCAAATTTAGAAAACATATTCATGATTATTAAATCTTAAATCTCTCACGAATAACATATAATACTGATAAATCCATTAAAACACACTAATATCAGTACATATTAAcatcataacaaaattaacaaattcagtAATATGATAATGTACTTCTCAATCCATTACAAAAATCACATCAATAACACGAATTTTCATACTCCAAATagaggtaaaagtattatggagactATTATAAgagtcaaattacattttgtCCATTCTACTAAAAAATGTACAAATTAATCATTGTACGTTAgataaaaagtaattaatttttctgttaaaaattgtatctatttttactattaaaaacttgTCTATGTACGTCAACATGACGTACACGTGGCATACCATGTGTCACTATCTAATTATTTTGTCAGGTaaactagtttttaatagtacaaatagataaaaaattttaaaaaaataactaaattactcTTGAATCTACTATATAAAAACTAATATGTAATCTGAAAAAACCTATTTTACTGCAAATagataattttattgttattaataaTTGGATTTCTTTTCAGTTTTGTTTTCCATGAATTTGAAAACGTTTTATATGGGTACCAAACTTTTCCATGAAATTGCTTGGCTACGGGACCAGGCGGCTTAGACTTTCTTTGCCAGGCTGAATTCTCCACTCTCTCTTCTTTGtcgtttatatttaatttaaacactCCATTTGCCTTTTTTATATTTCCATTCCCTCTGTCAAATCCATCATCTTCAGTTAATTATCATATTCACGAAGATAATTAACTAGCTTTTGTCTTATTTTCTGTTTTAGTTAACGTTTCAATTGCCATCAATTCAAGACAATTTGGtgaaaattcattttattattcaaaatatatTAAGGAATTAACTCTTTCAAGAGAAGTTTTTTAAGGAAATATAGATTTGGATCGTCAGGCCCCTCCCAATGGAGGGCGGTGTACAATTCATGAAGAGAGACACTTAACTAAATGGTATCTTATACCTCAATAGGAGACTTATATATATGGCATATGACAAGGGTTCAATCCCCACTAATGGCGAGATACTCGCATTGCGTCTTGGTGGATGGTCATATATTCACGTACGGTTGAGATGCTCTCTTTCATGAACCGTACACAGCTCTATGTAGAAAGGTTGGGGACAATACCTTCCATTGTTAATAGTCcaaatttgtgttttaaaaaacGACACTTCAAAAATTTCTCCTAAAAATCTGAATCTATCATCAACAAAAACTAGTtaagaaaatattataatattacattaaaatagaaataaactttattaattaaatgatagcCTAAACCAAAATGGGTTCAAAGTGTAGAAATCATGATTAATTTAATCACCGGCAAGGGATACCAGGTAGTTCTTCTAACTAACcacaacttatttaattaatttactatatatttagataaaaataatttgagtTATTAATAATTGATCCAATTGCTTAAAGAGACGTTGGTGATGTGCACATGATATAGAAGCTTAACTAGTAAAAGAAAACAAGATTTTAAGTAGATTGTCAAAATATCTTTCTTAAATAAATAGAGTTTTAATAGAAACACTgattatcaaaaaatatataaattactgTTTTTTTTCTCACAAGAGGAAAAAAGGAAGTGCTGGTGTTTTTAAAGCAAATAGAGAATCTTTTGCTTAAATCACTTTGATTAATTGCTTTACTTGCTTTGAcctttttaagctatttttagcaaataaaaataaagcaatacatctaatcaaatatatatactgaattttacaaatattaaatttatattagaaaattattttttgtattaataaaaaataagtattaaaaactaattatattgtttgattaaagtaaattttatttttttaaaatttaatcttattaatataatattttattatgttttgtatagtttttttttatatataatctaTAGAAACTACCCATAATCTTTTATCAATccttaaataagagaataaacACACTTTAACACGCTTGAACGTACGGCCTCCTATACTGATAACAATGTCGATGTCAACAAGCTAAAACTTAATAGgcatgttttgtttaattttgaataaaagttaaatatactaatttgaatatattatcttttgacaaaaaaaaatccaatataGTGGTTTAAAGAAAATCAACTTAATAAAATTACCAAATCCATTTTTTATGACAATTTTGTCCtgagtaaaaaaattaatggaATTGTCAagcaaatttaacaatttaagtTGGTGTTTAGAAGAGCTGTGCGTGAACCTCACTCACCTCCATTAGTCGCTGTCATTTTCTTCACACATCGGAGTGTGGCACTCACTCTGATGATTTTTCTCATTTCGCCTCCGCCATCAACCTCAAAGCTATATTCCAACCTTTCCCTCTGAAAATTTATTGGTTTGGCAAGGTtgaaatttttgggatttttttttctgtttcttaGGTTTTATACTACTAGTTGATGTCTTTTTTCGattatttcgttttcattttcttaAAAGTGACAGCAATAGATAAAAAAGGGTGATAAGTTTCGATAACCTatatttgcaaattagtcccatgaatgtagcaccccaaacccgacccagacgttatggccggat encodes:
- the LOC107952294 gene encoding extensin, giving the protein MGSSMTSLFLTLLVLAVSLSLPFETSADYTYSSPPPPPKKYPPPPYHYKSPPPPPPVYSPPPPPHKKPYMYKSPPPPTPVYKYKSPPPPPPSPPKHPYKYKSPPPPPPSPPKHPYKYKSPPPPPPSPPKHPYKYKSPPPPSPPKHPYKYKSPPHHLQFTSISLHHLHLHHHPSTPTSTSLHPHHLQFTSISLHHLHLHHHPSTLTSTSPHHLHQHHHQSILTNTSLHHHHHPHLSIPTSTSPHHHHHHPHQSIPTSTSPPTTTTVTTQAPLQVQVTSTTTTITPKHPYKYKSPPPPSPPKHPYKYKSPPPPPPSPPKHPYKYKSPPPPPPVYKYKSPPPPPPHYVYASPPPPHHY